A region of Beijerinckia sp. 28-YEA-48 DNA encodes the following proteins:
- a CDS encoding metallophosphoesterase: MIIDHNGKRIKLLGDTHLGRRFITNVPLHRRDDREKMVWQQFVQELDPEGCDCHIHMGDLFDKPVVSLSMIMETYWAYEEAARNNPDTVFFVLRGNHDASRDLEVQTAFDVFTALTAELKNVTPVDMLYVSDGLLLCGWHPTIPASEMIEGLPKSHSTVQKAFGHWDVDTRSDVHNLIPTLQLKDLGITQAYTGHIHKPDAFSRDGIDVTVVGSMQPYAFGEQDNDHLYVTLSLKEAASATDLKNKCVRIDLEPGEIFDLTIDCLQLQVRKPEEVASADLDVNLGDFNLSSLYDDVAKEFTLPETVAEQLRSKWQEAFEVTL; this comes from the coding sequence TTGATTATCGACCACAACGGAAAACGCATCAAACTGCTGGGGGATACCCACCTCGGGCGGCGGTTCATCACGAACGTGCCGCTGCACCGCCGGGACGACCGGGAGAAGATGGTCTGGCAGCAGTTCGTCCAGGAGTTGGACCCGGAGGGGTGTGATTGCCACATCCACATGGGGGACCTGTTCGATAAGCCTGTCGTCAGCCTGTCCATGATTATGGAAACGTACTGGGCGTACGAAGAGGCGGCCAGAAACAACCCGGACACTGTGTTTTTTGTCCTCCGAGGCAACCACGACGCCAGCCGGGACCTGGAGGTGCAGACTGCCTTTGATGTGTTCACCGCTCTGACGGCAGAGCTGAAGAACGTCACACCCGTTGACATGCTCTATGTATCGGACGGGTTGTTGCTGTGCGGTTGGCACCCAACCATCCCAGCATCGGAGATGATTGAGGGTCTGCCAAAAAGTCATTCGACAGTGCAGAAAGCCTTCGGACACTGGGACGTCGATACCCGTTCAGACGTCCACAACCTAATCCCGACCCTACAGCTCAAGGACCTGGGGATCACCCAGGCCTACACCGGTCACATCCACAAGCCCGACGCCTTCTCCCGTGATGGCATCGACGTCACCGTGGTCGGATCGATGCAACCATATGCGTTCGGTGAGCAGGACAACGACCATCTTTATGTCACCCTGAGCCTCAAGGAAGCGGCGAGTGCCACGGACCTGAAGAACAAATGTGTCCGTATCGACCTTGAGCCGGGTGAAATCTTCGATCTCACGATCGACTGCCTGCAGCTCCAGGTCCGCAAACCAGAAGAAGTCGCCAGCGCAGATCTCGACGTCAACCTGGGCGACTTCAATCTGAGCAGTCTCTACGACGACGTCGCCAAAGAATTCACGCTGCCAGAAACGGTGGCCGAACAGCTGAGGAGCAAATGGCAGGAAGCTTTCGAAGTGACGCTCTGA
- a CDS encoding 3'-5' exoribonuclease, with protein MTNLVYPDIMFDCETTGIDPSHSWMLQAAAVRFNVETGEVDADDMFCRSLAPNVPNRFWDESTRQWWGRQKPEILEAILARSEDPALVMQDLFNWIAKTPTNRPIRFWAKPISFDWGFMDSYFRQFMIQNPLRYYNAVDVRSYITGRGHTEPLEWEQQFEFVGEAHNAIFDVLHQIKLVTNA; from the coding sequence GTGACCAATCTCGTTTACCCCGACATCATGTTCGACTGTGAGACCACAGGCATCGATCCCAGCCACAGCTGGATGCTTCAGGCCGCAGCTGTTCGCTTCAACGTTGAGACCGGAGAAGTCGACGCCGACGACATGTTCTGCAGATCCCTGGCGCCGAACGTCCCGAACCGCTTCTGGGACGAGAGCACGCGTCAATGGTGGGGCAGACAGAAGCCCGAGATCCTCGAAGCGATCTTGGCGCGGTCTGAGGACCCGGCCCTGGTTATGCAGGACCTCTTCAACTGGATCGCCAAGACGCCGACCAACCGTCCCATCCGCTTCTGGGCCAAGCCCATCAGCTTCGACTGGGGTTTCATGGACTCATATTTCCGCCAGTTCATGATCCAGAACCCGCTCAGGTACTACAACGCGGTTGACGTCCGTTCCTACATCACCGGACGGGGCCACACCGAACCGTTGGAGTGGGAACAGCAGTTTGAGTTCGTGGGCGAGGCTCACAACGCGATCTTCGACGTCCTCCACCAAATCAAGTTGGTGACCAATGCTTAG
- a CDS encoding dCMP deaminase family protein, protein MKWDLFWLGLARYTSAASKDPSTKVGAVVVNDKRQVISLGYNGFPRKVADTPERLNNRDEKYKLVVHAEANAIVNATGPLDGCTLYVWPFMPCSGCAGLIAQAGIKRVVSLPDDNPRWAASFEVTRSLFAEVGIELVLLPHPIGAAGLVLSSFMDDLRPDS, encoded by the coding sequence ATGAAATGGGACCTCTTCTGGCTCGGTCTCGCCCGCTACACCTCTGCCGCCTCGAAAGACCCCAGCACTAAGGTTGGTGCTGTGGTTGTGAACGATAAACGGCAGGTGATCAGTCTCGGGTACAATGGTTTCCCCCGCAAAGTGGCTGACACCCCAGAACGCCTGAACAATCGTGACGAGAAGTACAAGCTGGTAGTCCACGCGGAGGCTAACGCCATCGTCAATGCTACGGGACCGCTGGATGGCTGCACATTATATGTTTGGCCATTCATGCCCTGCAGCGGATGTGCCGGGTTGATTGCTCAAGCTGGCATCAAGCGTGTGGTCTCGCTCCCGGACGACAACCCACGTTGGGCAGCGTCGTTCGAGGTGACCCGGAGCTTGTTCGCCGAAGTCGGGATTGAACTGGTGTTGCTTCCGCACCCCATAGGTGCAGCGGGACTGGTGCTGTCCAGTTTTATGGATGACCTCAGGCCAGACTCCTAG
- a CDS encoding thymidylate synthase — MKNYLNLLQDIMQRGTDKEDRTGTGTRSMFGPQLRFPLQKGFPLMTTKRIHFKSVVHELLWFISGDTNIKYLKDNGVSIWDEWADANGDLGPVYGEQWRSWSAVDGRKYDQLSDVISRIKWGPNSRRMVVSAWNVDDLPEMRLEPCHCLFQFYVANGRLSCHMYQRSADMFLGVPFNIASYALLTHLVAHVTDLEVGDLIISFGDAHIYRNHFEQVQEQLLRTPKKLPELVLNSEITSLFDFRYDDIKLFHYEPEPTIKAPVAV; from the coding sequence TTGAAGAACTATCTCAATCTCCTCCAAGACATCATGCAACGCGGTACCGACAAGGAAGATAGGACTGGAACTGGCACCCGATCCATGTTCGGACCGCAGCTCCGTTTTCCGCTGCAGAAGGGCTTTCCGCTCATGACCACGAAGCGGATTCACTTTAAGTCGGTGGTCCATGAGCTGCTATGGTTCATCTCGGGTGACACCAACATCAAATACTTGAAAGATAACGGTGTCAGCATCTGGGACGAGTGGGCCGACGCCAACGGCGATCTCGGCCCGGTTTATGGCGAGCAATGGCGTTCCTGGTCGGCCGTCGACGGTCGAAAGTATGACCAGTTGAGCGATGTCATATCGAGAATCAAATGGGGCCCGAACTCCCGCCGTATGGTTGTCTCAGCCTGGAATGTAGATGACCTCCCGGAAATGCGACTGGAACCGTGCCATTGTCTGTTTCAGTTCTACGTCGCCAACGGGCGCCTGTCCTGCCACATGTACCAGCGGTCGGCCGACATGTTCCTCGGCGTTCCGTTCAACATCGCCAGCTACGCGCTTCTGACGCATCTGGTGGCCCATGTCACGGATCTAGAGGTTGGTGACCTAATCATCAGCTTCGGTGATGCTCACATCTACCGGAACCACTTTGAACAGGTTCAGGAGCAGCTGCTGAGGACGCCCAAGAAGCTTCCGGAACTCGTCCTCAACTCTGAAATCACGTCGTTGTTTGATTTCCGATACGACGACATCAAGCTGTTTCACTACGAACCGGAGCCTACGATCAAAGCCCCGGTGGCGGTATGA
- a CDS encoding AAA family ATPase, which yields MFKTLKYSVTFPSTGRTLQRELDLTKGLTQITGANEQGKSFVIEMMRFALFGTSALRGTSEDYKTLQLTAEFDLRGENYRVERQINKAKLWRNQELVATGVKPVNQKLLSSLGFGLDVFDISCVTNQGDVERLGNMLPAERKRMVDQVIGVDRIDTVTKWVSEQASLAGKEIEVLEKHMGSEPQTPVAPEDLQPIPDLEGQLVTLKEQQQLQSQLKGWLSVGKPEPKLPVEPDVPSAAVLNEQLAQINAWEVEYKRIKTLQVIDFDPEQIRLEWDLFDQAGRRAAFERDNPRASITRETAEEQIALHGKLKEQAVYTAKLEQLGKAPHADCPHCQTRFSLEHQAIADYKFLLTELGNLPQPSLSLADLADQVRRIDNWDRDVIQKTWAEVSQFPLEAARPQATRESLARAAGAVHISVQDKMLFDLGARPDRTPIEQALRTRQAYEAAKHIYDRDIGPYDAWMAEKAVKENELAKLQLVDDALAHVERQLKIARDYEMQLTMHQKAHAAWTATSAVVSEKRVELEGWKQARLFLVEMRSRIKTYLVPSLSKVASWLLTRMTGGQRNSIVVDENFEVTVDGQPLGTLSGSGKACANLALRLGLGQVLTNNVFPVFIGDEIDASMDDDRAQKTQDSLGLLVDRISQIILITHKSPSAGTILEF from the coding sequence ATGTTCAAGACCCTGAAGTACAGCGTGACCTTCCCGTCGACGGGGAGAACGCTCCAGCGTGAGTTGGACCTTACCAAGGGACTGACACAGATCACCGGTGCCAATGAGCAGGGGAAGAGCTTCGTCATCGAGATGATGCGGTTTGCCCTATTTGGTACTTCGGCGCTCCGTGGCACCAGTGAGGATTACAAGACCCTCCAGCTGACGGCTGAGTTCGATCTCCGTGGCGAGAACTACAGGGTCGAACGCCAGATCAACAAAGCCAAGCTGTGGCGGAACCAAGAGCTGGTCGCCACAGGTGTCAAACCTGTGAACCAGAAGCTCCTATCCTCGCTCGGGTTCGGTCTGGACGTCTTCGACATCTCCTGCGTGACGAACCAGGGTGACGTCGAGCGTCTGGGCAATATGCTGCCGGCCGAACGGAAGCGGATGGTCGACCAGGTTATTGGTGTGGACCGGATCGACACCGTGACGAAGTGGGTGTCGGAGCAGGCCAGCCTTGCCGGTAAAGAGATTGAGGTCCTGGAAAAGCATATGGGGTCGGAGCCGCAGACGCCTGTGGCTCCCGAAGACCTGCAGCCGATCCCGGATTTGGAGGGGCAGCTCGTCACTCTCAAGGAACAACAGCAGCTACAATCCCAGCTCAAGGGCTGGCTTTCGGTAGGGAAGCCCGAGCCGAAGCTGCCTGTGGAACCAGACGTGCCATCAGCGGCGGTCCTGAATGAGCAGCTGGCACAGATCAACGCCTGGGAGGTAGAATATAAGCGCATCAAGACCCTCCAGGTCATCGACTTCGACCCCGAGCAGATCCGCTTAGAGTGGGACTTGTTCGACCAAGCCGGGCGCCGTGCTGCCTTCGAGCGTGATAATCCTCGGGCATCGATCACTCGCGAGACTGCCGAAGAGCAGATTGCGCTCCACGGCAAACTCAAAGAGCAGGCGGTTTACACGGCAAAGCTGGAGCAGCTGGGTAAAGCTCCCCACGCTGACTGTCCTCATTGTCAGACGCGCTTCAGCCTCGAACATCAGGCTATTGCCGACTACAAGTTCCTCCTGACCGAGCTGGGCAACCTTCCTCAGCCTAGCCTCTCGCTTGCCGATCTGGCGGATCAGGTTCGTCGGATAGATAACTGGGACCGAGACGTCATCCAAAAGACTTGGGCGGAGGTCTCGCAATTTCCACTTGAGGCTGCGCGACCCCAGGCAACCCGAGAATCCTTAGCGCGGGCCGCAGGCGCGGTGCATATTTCGGTGCAGGACAAGATGCTGTTTGATCTCGGCGCTCGCCCGGATCGGACGCCCATCGAGCAGGCACTGCGCACGCGGCAGGCGTACGAAGCTGCCAAGCATATCTACGATCGCGACATCGGGCCCTACGACGCCTGGATGGCTGAGAAGGCGGTCAAGGAAAATGAGCTGGCGAAACTCCAGTTGGTGGACGACGCGCTGGCCCACGTTGAGAGACAGCTCAAGATCGCTCGTGATTACGAGATGCAGTTGACCATGCACCAGAAGGCTCATGCTGCCTGGACCGCTACCTCAGCTGTCGTGTCTGAGAAGCGCGTCGAGCTGGAAGGCTGGAAGCAGGCTCGCCTGTTCCTTGTCGAGATGCGGTCACGCATCAAGACGTACCTTGTGCCGTCGCTATCGAAGGTCGCCTCGTGGCTTCTGACACGTATGACTGGTGGACAACGTAATAGCATTGTCGTCGATGAGAACTTTGAAGTGACCGTCGACGGACAACCGCTCGGTACGTTGTCGGGGTCAGGTAAGGCATGTGCCAACCTGGCTCTGCGACTGGGACTGGGACAGGTGCTGACGAACAATGTCTTCCCTGTCTTCATCGGTGATGAGATCGACGCGTCCATGGACGATGATCGTGCTCAGAAAACGCAGGACTCCCTAGGACTCCTTGTGGACCGAATCTCGCAAATTATCCTCATCACACACAAGTCTCCGTCAGCAGGAACAATCCTGGAATTCTGA